In Chloroflexota bacterium, one DNA window encodes the following:
- a CDS encoding glycosyltransferase family 4 protein: MNFLLIQPLDYLFVSGGAHKANRFLMEGLVERGHKCIVLYPLEENREKNGKEKLLNQLEQRQIQVVDASHPDMVHYHMNGVDVYASGGSLSFFTKLIHRITNEFNIDWTIVTEDRSFLWVEVAHEANPGRAIFLSHSQATLPFGPECFVDDPTKTRTLQQMADLICVSEYLQRYAKEWGNLDSTVLRFPSYGAGPFPFLANFDQGAVTMINPSMLKGSPIFIELAQRMPEVQFAAVPTWSTTGKDRAILEALPNVQFIQPSPDMNEVLKHVKVLLVPSLWGESFGQVVVDAMLRGIPVLASDVGGLPEAKLGVEYLLPVTQIREYSSISAKVYTAIPVVPAQDVTPWETTLRRLLNDREHYNDLAQRSQAAALNFINNIGIEHFERYFLNLQPRQTSVVPSLTPDPKVQRAAQLAAMPAEQRALLAQRLKQRRGEQV, from the coding sequence ATGAACTTTTTGCTGATTCAGCCGCTTGATTATTTGTTCGTCTCTGGCGGGGCACATAAAGCCAATCGCTTCTTGATGGAAGGCCTCGTCGAGCGCGGCCACAAATGTATCGTGCTCTACCCGCTGGAAGAAAATCGCGAAAAGAATGGCAAAGAAAAGTTGCTCAATCAGCTTGAACAACGCCAAATTCAGGTGGTCGATGCCAGCCATCCCGATATGGTGCATTACCACATGAATGGGGTTGATGTCTATGCCTCAGGCGGCTCACTGAGCTTCTTCACCAAACTCATTCACCGAATTACTAACGAATTTAACATCGATTGGACGATTGTCACCGAAGATCGCTCATTTTTATGGGTCGAGGTGGCGCACGAAGCCAATCCAGGCCGCGCTATTTTTCTCTCGCATAGCCAAGCAACTCTACCATTTGGCCCCGAATGCTTCGTTGACGACCCCACAAAAACCCGTACCTTACAACAAATGGCCGATTTAATCTGTGTCAGCGAATATCTACAACGCTACGCCAAAGAATGGGGCAATCTCGATTCGACCGTGCTGCGCTTTCCATCGTATGGCGCAGGCCCGTTCCCGTTCCTTGCCAACTTCGATCAAGGCGCGGTCACGATGATCAATCCGTCGATGCTCAAGGGCAGCCCAATTTTTATTGAATTAGCCCAGCGCATGCCCGAAGTGCAGTTTGCTGCCGTACCAACGTGGTCAACCACTGGCAAAGATCGGGCGATTCTCGAAGCCCTGCCGAATGTGCAATTTATTCAGCCCTCACCCGATATGAACGAGGTGCTCAAGCATGTCAAGGTGCTGCTGGTGCCATCGCTGTGGGGCGAATCGTTTGGCCAAGTGGTGGTTGATGCGATGTTGCGTGGCATTCCAGTGCTGGCGAGTGATGTTGGCGGCTTGCCCGAAGCCAAACTGGGCGTGGAATATCTGCTGCCAGTCACCCAAATTCGCGAATATAGCAGCATTTCAGCCAAAGTTTATACGGCAATTCCAGTTGTGCCCGCCCAAGATGTTACGCCGTGGGAAACCACCTTGCGCCGTTTGCTGAATGATCGTGAGCATTACAACGATTTGGCGCAACGGTCGCAAGCCGCTGCCCTCAATTTTATCAACAACATTGGCATCGAACATTTCGAACGCTATTTTCTCAACCTGCAACCACGCCAAACTAGCGTCGTGCCAAGCTTGACTCCCGACCCCAAAGTGCAACGAGCCGCCCAGTTGGCAGCCATGCCTGCGGAACAACGAGCGCTCTTAGCTCAACGCTTGAAACAACGCCGAGGTGAGCAAGTATGA
- a CDS encoding amino acid adenylation domain-containing protein: MTEVARQLEDLSPERRALLAQRLRQRQAAKPVPSIPALARVGERPAFELSFAQQRLWFLSQWQPESAAYHIPATFSIAGEINISVLQTCLDKIIQRHEVLRSTIEVLNDEPMQVIQPFRSLNLEILDLRNLSNEQQASQRQQQIERHSQQPFDLSKDLMLRGLLLHTADDHAELVLTIHHIACDGWSIGVLLRELGQLYEAGLRGEQLELPALPIQYADFAVWHKRYVLEEVYQQHLNFWQAQLNGTLPLLNLPTDHARPAVKRDLGATVEYHLPWSLVEAVERLSRQERATPFMLFMAAFQVLLYRYSGQSDLIIGTPIANRTRREIEDLIGFFVNTLPIRVNLTGSPSFRSLIAQVRQTSLAAFEHQDMPLEHLIDVLKVERSLSHNPLFQALFVHQTTSIQTVDSGEFGLQFGGAIETGSAKFDINLNLAANRATFEYNTDLFERSTIERMASHFHSLLEYAVTNPDACIEHLPLLSSSERQQLLQTWNSTSANYPAVDSIVSLFEAQAARVPERTALHFEGQTLSYTELNQRANQLAHSLHQRGIGCDMRVGLFIDRSLDLLVGALGILKAGAAYVPIDPIYPQDRISAMLEDGSVSMLITHADLAADLPALDLEVLCLDEAWPTIAQAPTQNLNLALDPRSLMYVLFTSGSTGRPKGVAIEHRNYVNYIQGLLQRIEAEDGWSYALVSTFAADLGTTNVYGALCSGGELHIVAYERATDPEAFAAYFRQHRIDVMKLVPSHFEAMRGLKNLADVIPKQRLILAGEASLWEQLADIRQLQPSVQLQNHYGPTETTVSMLTYPIPSQPRYPSSTVPLGRPLGNVQIYVLDRRMQPTPQGVPGELYVGGAGVGRGYIGRPDLTAERFVPNPFSAEAGARLYRSGDLVRYQPDGAIEFLGRIDLQVKIRGYRVELSEIETAIQAQAQVANSVVILREDTPGDKRLVAYIVPEAGQSLNIGSIREALRNSLPDYMVPTAFVELDGLPLNPNGKIERRALPAPSNERNLDSYVAPQTATEHELAEIWAEVLGLDQVGIDDNFFDLGGESFKAIRVVRKIGSHVSVMTLFKYPTVRELAAHLLGASSAESGGMLYELTKAQAKQHTTIVAIPYGGGSAITYQPLAQAMPKGYRLLAAELPGHDFSRPDEPLQALEVVANQLASEIQAKTQGPIVLYGHCVGSAMTVEIGRLLEQAGREVQGIVLGGNFPAARVPGRFFEWLNKLMPADRWMSDRTYRDFLRALGGFTEIVDQAEQTFVMRSLRHDAREVERYFTQAFAQKQPQQLKAPIACIIGEMDRATEYYQERYREWEYFSNNVTLHVIPHAGHYFLKHQADELGQIIEQQTEQWQQPRSIQAAVKSKSHKTSMPSLRIFFMVALGQLVSMLGSSLSSFALGIWIYQRTGTVSDFAFTAIASMLPSLLVSPLAGAIADRWDRRWIMIIADTISALSTIVIAMLLWANKLEVWHIYLTAAISSIAGTFQRPAYAAAMTQLVPKQYLGHANGVIQLGSATGGLIAPFIAGGMVAFFGLGGVFLLDFISFSLGIGVLFLVRFPNTLYHKREEPLLREIVRGWEYIIKRPSLVAMVLFFALGNIWFGIASISMSPLVLSFGGPAELGIVSAACALGGFLGGLFMSLWGGLQRRAEGMVGFVILEGFFIALAGLRPSVWLVALAMFGMWFAISLVNAHWQVLIQTKVGLELQGRVQATNQMLAMLSIPLGYWLAGPLADKLFGPLLEANGALSSSLGWLFGVGPDRGIGLLMVVVGLGAAIWALIGFNYHPLRYMEDALPDAIPDAEIASDRDTIQAQADGIIAVTMKG; this comes from the coding sequence ATGACCGAAGTCGCACGCCAGCTTGAAGATCTTTCGCCCGAACGCCGCGCCTTGTTGGCCCAACGTTTGCGCCAACGCCAAGCCGCCAAGCCAGTGCCCAGCATTCCAGCGCTGGCCCGCGTCGGCGAACGTCCAGCCTTTGAACTTTCGTTTGCCCAACAACGCTTGTGGTTTTTAAGCCAGTGGCAACCAGAAAGCGCCGCTTATCACATCCCAGCCACATTCAGCATTGCTGGTGAAATTAATATTTCTGTACTGCAAACTTGTCTTGATAAAATTATTCAGCGCCATGAAGTGCTGCGGAGCACAATCGAAGTGCTCAACGACGAGCCAATGCAGGTCATTCAACCATTCCGTAGCCTGAATTTAGAAATTTTAGATCTGCGGAATTTGAGCAACGAGCAGCAAGCCAGCCAACGCCAGCAGCAGATCGAACGCCACAGTCAGCAGCCGTTTGATCTCAGCAAGGATTTAATGCTGCGGGGATTGTTGCTGCACACGGCTGATGATCACGCTGAATTGGTATTGACGATTCATCATATTGCTTGCGATGGTTGGTCGATTGGGGTCTTGTTGCGCGAGCTTGGCCAACTCTATGAAGCGGGGTTACGTGGCGAGCAACTTGAGCTACCAGCACTGCCCATTCAATATGCCGATTTTGCGGTTTGGCATAAACGTTATGTGCTTGAGGAAGTTTATCAGCAACATTTAAATTTTTGGCAAGCACAATTGAACGGCACGCTACCATTGCTCAATTTGCCAACCGACCATGCGCGACCAGCGGTCAAACGCGACCTTGGGGCAACCGTCGAATATCATCTGCCTTGGAGTTTGGTCGAGGCGGTTGAGCGCTTGAGCCGCCAAGAGCGAGCCACGCCATTTATGCTATTTATGGCGGCTTTTCAGGTTTTGCTCTATCGCTATTCGGGCCAAAGCGATTTAATTATTGGTACGCCGATTGCCAACCGCACCCGCCGCGAAATCGAAGATTTAATTGGATTTTTCGTCAATACCTTGCCAATTCGGGTTAATCTGACAGGCTCACCCAGCTTTCGTAGCCTGATTGCTCAAGTGCGCCAAACTTCATTGGCCGCTTTTGAGCATCAAGATATGCCGCTTGAGCACTTGATTGATGTGCTCAAAGTCGAACGCAGTTTGAGCCATAACCCGCTATTCCAAGCCTTGTTTGTGCATCAAACTACCAGCATTCAAACGGTCGATTCAGGTGAATTTGGCTTGCAATTTGGCGGGGCAATTGAAACTGGCAGCGCTAAATTTGATATTAATCTGAATTTAGCCGCCAATCGTGCCACCTTCGAATACAATACTGATCTGTTTGAGCGCAGCACGATCGAACGCATGGCCAGCCATTTCCATAGCTTGTTGGAATATGCGGTGACCAATCCCGATGCCTGCATCGAGCATTTGCCTTTGCTGAGCAGCAGCGAACGCCAACAATTGCTGCAAACCTGGAACAGCACCAGCGCCAATTATCCAGCCGTCGATTCAATTGTGAGTTTGTTCGAAGCTCAAGCGGCGCGAGTGCCAGAGCGCACAGCCTTGCATTTTGAAGGCCAAACCCTGAGCTACACCGAACTGAATCAACGCGCCAACCAACTAGCGCATAGCTTGCATCAACGCGGCATTGGCTGCGATATGCGAGTTGGCTTGTTTATTGATCGTTCGTTGGATTTGTTGGTGGGAGCCTTGGGGATTCTCAAGGCGGGCGCGGCGTATGTGCCAATCGACCCAATTTACCCTCAAGATCGTATCAGCGCCATGCTTGAAGATGGCTCGGTGAGTATGCTGATTACCCACGCCGATCTAGCCGCCGATTTGCCAGCGCTTGATCTTGAGGTGCTTTGCCTTGATGAGGCTTGGCCGACGATTGCCCAAGCGCCAACCCAAAACTTGAATTTGGCGCTTGATCCACGCAGCCTGATGTACGTGCTGTTTACCTCTGGATCAACTGGCCGCCCTAAAGGCGTAGCGATCGAGCACCGCAATTATGTCAATTATATTCAAGGCTTATTGCAACGGATTGAAGCCGAAGATGGCTGGAGCTATGCCTTGGTTTCGACCTTCGCGGCAGACCTTGGCACTACCAACGTCTATGGAGCCTTGTGCAGTGGCGGCGAATTACACATCGTGGCCTATGAACGCGCCACCGATCCCGAAGCCTTTGCAGCCTATTTTCGCCAGCATCGTATCGATGTGATGAAACTTGTGCCCAGCCATTTCGAGGCCATGCGCGGCTTGAAAAACTTGGCCGATGTAATTCCCAAGCAGCGCTTGATTTTGGCGGGCGAAGCCAGCCTTTGGGAGCAACTGGCAGATATTCGCCAACTTCAGCCTAGTGTGCAACTGCAAAACCACTATGGGCCAACCGAAACCACGGTTTCGATGCTGACCTACCCGATTCCCAGCCAACCGCGCTACCCCAGCAGTACCGTGCCACTTGGCCGACCACTGGGCAATGTGCAAATTTATGTGCTCGATCGCCGAATGCAACCAACGCCGCAAGGTGTACCAGGCGAACTCTACGTTGGCGGCGCTGGCGTAGGGCGCGGCTACATCGGGCGGCCCGATCTGACTGCCGAGCGTTTTGTGCCCAATCCATTTAGTGCCGAAGCCGGAGCACGACTCTATCGCAGCGGCGATTTGGTACGCTACCAGCCTGATGGTGCGATTGAATTTTTGGGCCGGATCGATCTGCAAGTCAAAATTCGTGGCTATCGCGTCGAGTTAAGCGAGATCGAAACCGCGATTCAGGCTCAGGCACAGGTTGCCAATAGCGTGGTGATTTTGCGCGAAGACACACCAGGTGATAAGCGCTTGGTCGCCTATATCGTGCCAGAAGCAGGCCAAAGCCTGAATATCGGCAGCATTCGCGAGGCCTTGCGCAATAGTTTGCCCGATTATATGGTGCCAACTGCCTTTGTTGAATTAGATGGATTGCCGTTGAACCCCAATGGCAAAATTGAACGCCGCGCCTTGCCCGCCCCCAGCAACGAGCGCAATCTCGATAGCTATGTTGCGCCGCAAACCGCCACTGAACATGAATTGGCAGAAATTTGGGCCGAGGTTTTGGGGCTTGATCAGGTTGGCATCGACGATAATTTCTTCGATTTAGGCGGCGAATCATTTAAGGCAATTCGGGTTGTGCGCAAAATTGGCAGCCATGTCAGCGTCATGACACTGTTCAAATATCCGACAGTGCGCGAATTGGCCGCTCATCTCTTGGGTGCAAGCAGCGCTGAGAGCGGCGGCATGCTCTATGAATTGACCAAAGCACAGGCTAAACAGCACACCACGATTGTGGCAATTCCCTATGGTGGCGGCAGCGCGATCACCTATCAACCATTGGCCCAAGCCATGCCCAAGGGCTATCGGTTATTGGCCGCCGAACTACCTGGCCACGATTTCAGCCGCCCCGACGAGCCATTGCAAGCCTTAGAAGTGGTGGCAAATCAGCTTGCCAGCGAAATTCAAGCCAAAACCCAAGGGCCAATTGTATTGTATGGTCATTGTGTTGGCAGCGCCATGACCGTAGAAATTGGCCGCTTGTTGGAGCAAGCAGGCCGCGAAGTTCAGGGGATTGTGCTCGGTGGCAATTTTCCGGCGGCCCGCGTGCCAGGCCGCTTCTTTGAATGGCTCAACAAACTTATGCCCGCCGATCGTTGGATGTCGGATCGGACATATCGCGATTTTCTCCGCGCGTTGGGTGGCTTCACCGAAATTGTCGATCAAGCAGAACAAACCTTTGTAATGCGCAGTTTGCGCCATGATGCGCGTGAAGTTGAGCGTTATTTCACCCAAGCCTTTGCCCAAAAACAGCCGCAACAACTCAAAGCCCCAATCGCCTGTATCATCGGCGAGATGGATCGGGCAACCGAATATTACCAAGAGCGCTACCGCGAATGGGAATATTTCAGCAATAACGTCACGTTGCATGTAATTCCCCACGCTGGCCATTATTTTCTCAAACATCAAGCCGACGAATTGGGTCAAATCATCGAGCAACAAACCGAGCAATGGCAACAACCACGATCAATTCAAGCGGCAGTCAAATCAAAATCGCACAAAACCAGCATGCCCAGCCTACGAATCTTCTTTATGGTCGCCTTGGGCCAGCTAGTTTCGATGCTTGGCTCAAGTTTATCGAGCTTCGCCTTGGGCATTTGGATCTACCAACGAACTGGCACAGTCAGCGATTTTGCCTTTACCGCGATTGCCTCAATGCTACCAAGTTTGCTGGTTTCGCCATTGGCTGGAGCAATCGCCGACCGCTGGGATCGGCGCTGGATTATGATTATTGCTGATACAATTTCGGCGCTTTCGACAATTGTAATTGCCATGCTGCTATGGGCCAATAAACTTGAGGTTTGGCACATTTACCTCACGGCGGCGATTAGCTCGATTGCCGGAACCTTCCAGCGCCCAGCGTATGCCGCAGCCATGACCCAACTTGTGCCCAAACAATATCTGGGCCATGCCAACGGCGTGATTCAGCTTGGCTCAGCCACGGGCGGGCTGATTGCGCCGTTTATTGCAGGCGGCATGGTGGCCTTCTTTGGCTTGGGCGGAGTCTTTTTGCTCGACTTCATTTCGTTCAGCTTGGGAATTGGGGTATTGTTCTTGGTACGCTTCCCCAACACACTCTATCACAAGCGCGAGGAGCCATTGCTGCGCGAAATTGTGCGCGGCTGGGAATATATCATCAAGCGCCCAAGTTTAGTGGCGATGGTGCTGTTTTTCGCCTTGGGCAACATCTGGTTTGGCATCGCCAGCATTAGCATGAGTCCGTTGGTACTCTCGTTTGGTGGGCCTGCCGAATTAGGCATTGTCAGCGCAGCTTGTGCCTTGGGCGGCTTCCTCGGCGGCTTATTTATGAGCTTATGGGGCGGCTTGCAGCGCCGCGCCGAGGGCATGGTTGGCTTCGTCATTCTCGAAGGCTTTTTCATTGCCTTAGCAGGGTTGCGGCCTTCGGTATGGTTGGTGGCCTTGGCCATGTTTGGCATGTGGTTTGCAATTTCGCTAGTCAACGCCCACTGGCAAGTGCTCATCCAAACCAAAGTTGGCCTAGAGCTACAAGGGCGGGTGCAAGCAACCAACCAAATGCTGGCCATGCTCAGCATCCCGTTGGGCTATTGGCTGGCTGGGCCGTTGGCCGATAAACTATTTGGCCCTTTGCTCGAAGCAAATGGTGCACTCAGCAGCAGTTTGGGTTGGCTCTTCGGAGTTGGGCCTGATCGCGGGATTGGCCTGTTGATGGTAGTGGTTGGTTTAGGTGCGGCAATTTGGGCCTTGATCGGCTTCAACTATCACCCATTACGCTACATGGAAGATGCCCTGCCTGATGCCATCCCTGACGCTGAAATTGCCAGCGACCGCGATACGATTCAAGCCCAAGCCGATGGTATAATCGCCGTGACGATGAAAGGATGA
- a CDS encoding non-ribosomal peptide synthetase, with protein MSIATLAPITADRTGTVFVHDVISTHAQHSPQAIAIATSKFKLSYAEFEQRTNQLAHYLHRQGVRRGQTVGACFERSVEAMIAAVAIWKAGAVYLPLDPSYPQERLKYMLGNSGASLVLATQLTASQFPEQQLHIFEQLAAELAQQPSHAPEHQLTPDDLAYIIYTSGSTGKPKGVLVPHRGLANLAAAQTERFGINSQSRILQFASPSFDASISEMLTAFFQAATLFVAPTNDLLPGPDLLTTLRDHHITVATLPPSVLALLDPRDLPNLQTIVSAGEACTAEIVARWGTNRRFINAYGPTEVTVCATMSQPLRYGMAVSIGNAISNSQTYIVDEHLNLVEGEAVGELLVSSVGLAHGYLGLGDQTAERFLPNPWSEQSGSRMYRTGDLVRRLSDGSLEFRGRIDHQIKHRGYRIDPGEIEMLLMEYPNVRHAVVTLHHDHNQTERLVSYLVLHGEVMPYYRDIYRYLESMLPKYMVPLSYTVVKELPRTPNGKLDLAALPEPDFALLTVSENYVAPRTPLEQQIAAIWENILDTPNIGVLDDFFDAGGHSLLATQIVSAIRSTFAVEIPLSVLLGVEPTIAATAQLIEQYQIANADDAELADLLNELDGLSDEEIQALLADEGALTA; from the coding sequence ATGTCAATAGCGACATTAGCGCCGATCACCGCCGACCGCACAGGCACAGTTTTTGTGCATGATGTTATCAGCACGCACGCCCAGCATTCGCCACAGGCTATTGCCATTGCTACCAGCAAATTCAAGTTGAGTTACGCTGAATTCGAACAGCGTACCAATCAGCTTGCTCATTATTTGCACCGCCAAGGTGTGCGCCGTGGCCAGACAGTTGGCGCATGCTTTGAGCGCTCGGTTGAGGCAATGATCGCCGCCGTAGCGATTTGGAAGGCGGGCGCTGTCTACTTACCGCTTGATCCGAGTTATCCCCAAGAACGGCTTAAATATATGTTGGGCAACAGTGGCGCGAGTTTGGTACTGGCGACTCAACTCACCGCCAGCCAGTTTCCTGAGCAACAATTGCATATTTTTGAGCAATTAGCCGCTGAGCTGGCACAACAACCAAGCCATGCTCCCGAACATCAACTTACACCCGACGATCTGGCCTATATCATTTATACCTCTGGCTCGACTGGCAAGCCTAAGGGCGTGCTCGTGCCGCATCGCGGTTTGGCCAATTTGGCGGCTGCTCAAACCGAGCGCTTCGGCATCAACAGCCAATCACGAATTTTGCAATTTGCCTCGCCCAGCTTCGATGCTTCGATTTCTGAGATGCTGACGGCTTTTTTTCAGGCTGCAACTTTGTTTGTAGCCCCAACGAACGATCTTTTACCCGGACCAGATTTATTGACAACCCTGCGTGATCACCACATTACGGTTGCCACCCTGCCGCCTTCAGTCCTAGCGTTGCTCGATCCACGCGACTTGCCCAATTTACAAACCATCGTTTCAGCAGGCGAGGCTTGCACCGCTGAAATTGTGGCCCGTTGGGGCACAAACCGGCGTTTTATCAATGCCTATGGCCCGACCGAAGTCACGGTTTGCGCCACCATGAGCCAGCCTTTGCGCTATGGCATGGCCGTCAGCATTGGCAATGCCATCAGCAATAGCCAAACCTATATCGTCGATGAGCACTTAAATTTGGTCGAAGGCGAGGCGGTGGGAGAATTATTGGTCAGCAGCGTTGGCCTGGCCCATGGTTATCTTGGCCTTGGCGATCAAACTGCCGAGCGCTTTTTGCCCAATCCATGGAGCGAGCAATCGGGCAGTCGCATGTATCGCACTGGCGATTTGGTGCGACGCTTGAGCGATGGCAGCCTTGAGTTTCGCGGACGCATCGATCATCAAATTAAGCATCGCGGCTATCGCATCGATCCAGGCGAAATTGAAATGCTGTTGATGGAATACCCCAATGTGCGCCACGCCGTGGTCACGCTGCATCACGACCATAACCAGACCGAGCGTTTGGTTTCGTATTTGGTGTTACACGGCGAAGTTATGCCCTACTATCGCGATATTTACCGCTATTTGGAGAGCATGCTGCCCAAATATATGGTACCGCTCTCGTATACCGTCGTGAAAGAATTGCCACGCACGCCCAATGGCAAGCTCGATTTAGCAGCCTTGCCTGAACCAGATTTTGCCTTGCTGACCGTTAGTGAAAATTATGTTGCCCCACGCACGCCGCTTGAACAGCAGATCGCCGCGATTTGGGAAAATATTTTGGATACTCCCAACATTGGCGTGCTTGATGATTTCTTTGATGCTGGCGGCCACTCGCTGTTGGCAACCCAAATTGTTTCAGCGATTCGCAGCACGTTTGCGGTGGAAATTCCGCTCTCAGTCTTGCTTGGCGTTGAGCCAACCATCGCCGCCACTGCCCAGTTGATCGAGCAATATCAAATTGCTAATGCCGATGATGCCGAACTTGCCGACCTGTTGAACGAACTCGATGGCCTCTCTGATGAAGAAATTCAAGCCTTGTTAGCTGATGAAGGAGCGCTCACCGCATGA